One region of Synechococcus elongatus PCC 11801 genomic DNA includes:
- a CDS encoding PQQ-dependent sugar dehydrogenase yields the protein MKVSTAATTLIGLAIATGFASCSTASSPPTTSTPVAAQTTPDPASLLVPASVPELTTVEVTPLVEGLEHPWSLAWLPNGDLLITERPGRLRLVRQGKLEPTAIAGLPADLWVQGQGGLLDVTVDPQFAQNRWVYFSYAAGSSAANRVQVARGRLNGLQLQDVEVIFTVTPDKSSAQHFGSRLAWLPDRTLLIAIGDGGNPPVELNGRLIRHQAQMPESGLGKIHRINADGSIPADNPFRNQPNAQASLWSIGHRNIQGLAVDAQTGTAWSTEHGSRGGDELNQIKAGENYGWPEVTFSQEYWGAEISSRRTQPGMIDPHLVWTPAIAPSGMTVYRGAKVPNWQGKIFAGGLVSRDIRIIQVSPEGRATNVSRIPIGARVRDVRQGPSGDLYVLTDESSGKLLRVRSTASAAQR from the coding sequence ATGAAAGTATCCACTGCTGCCACCACCCTGATTGGACTGGCGATCGCGACTGGATTTGCGAGTTGCAGTACTGCCTCCTCTCCACCGACCACCTCCACCCCCGTTGCGGCGCAGACCACCCCAGACCCTGCATCGCTGTTAGTACCCGCGTCGGTACCGGAATTGACCACGGTGGAAGTGACGCCACTCGTCGAAGGGCTAGAGCATCCCTGGAGTTTGGCTTGGCTTCCGAATGGCGATCTGTTGATTACAGAACGACCGGGGCGGCTGCGCTTGGTTCGCCAAGGAAAGCTGGAGCCGACTGCGATCGCAGGACTTCCTGCAGATCTATGGGTACAAGGGCAAGGTGGCCTGCTGGATGTCACGGTTGATCCTCAATTCGCGCAAAATCGCTGGGTCTATTTCAGCTACGCCGCAGGCAGCTCAGCGGCCAATCGGGTTCAAGTCGCGCGGGGTCGCCTGAATGGTCTGCAACTACAAGACGTAGAGGTCATTTTTACGGTGACGCCCGATAAGTCCAGCGCCCAGCACTTTGGCTCACGACTGGCTTGGCTGCCCGATCGAACCCTATTGATTGCGATCGGCGATGGGGGCAATCCGCCGGTGGAACTCAATGGGCGTTTGATTCGCCACCAAGCACAAATGCCCGAGAGCGGTTTGGGCAAAATTCATCGCATCAATGCCGATGGCTCAATTCCGGCTGATAATCCCTTTCGCAATCAACCCAATGCCCAAGCTAGTTTATGGAGCATTGGCCACCGCAACATTCAGGGCTTAGCCGTTGACGCGCAGACCGGGACGGCGTGGTCGACCGAGCATGGATCGCGGGGTGGTGATGAGTTGAATCAAATCAAGGCTGGCGAAAATTACGGCTGGCCTGAAGTTACCTTTAGCCAAGAATATTGGGGCGCAGAAATCAGTTCTCGCCGCACCCAACCCGGCATGATCGATCCGCATCTCGTCTGGACACCTGCGATCGCACCTTCCGGTATGACGGTCTATCGTGGCGCCAAAGTACCCAATTGGCAGGGCAAGATTTTTGCAGGCGGCTTGGTCAGTCGAGACATTCGCATAATTCAAGTCTCGCCCGAGGGTCGCGCAACCAATGTTTCTCGCATTCCAATCGGGGCACGAGTTCGCGATGTACGCCAAGGTCCTAGCGGCGATCTCTATGTGTTGACGGATGAATCCTCGGGCAAGCTGCTCCGTGTGCGATCGACAGCATCCGCTGCCCAACGTTAA
- a CDS encoding LL-diaminopimelate aminotransferase yields the protein MPNFRLSQRLAPLQRNVFADMDRAKAAAIAAGQEVIDLSLGSSDLPAPDHVVAAIAASLQDPSSHGYLLHQGTLLFRQAAAAWYERKFGLGVDPETEVLLLIGSQEGTAHLPLAVMEPGEIALLQDPGYPSHAGGVYLAGGEIYRLATTADRGFLPDFSAIPTDILSRSRLLVLSYPHNPTTAIAPLAFFEEAVAFCRHHQLVLAHDFPYPDLGFDGVEVPSIFQADCQKQQSIEFFSLSKSYNMGGFRVGFAIGNAELIGALRRLKAVVDFNQYQGILAGAIAALSGPQDCVEATRQRFRDRRDIFIDALAATGWTIPKPVSTMYLWAPLPAPWQTRSLEFCEQLVAQTGVAASPGIGFGDCGEGFVRFALVHDRDRLEEAARRITQFLVS from the coding sequence ATGCCTAACTTTCGGTTGTCGCAGCGGCTCGCGCCCTTACAACGCAACGTTTTTGCCGATATGGATCGAGCCAAAGCGGCAGCGATCGCAGCGGGGCAAGAGGTGATTGATCTTTCCTTAGGATCCTCAGATCTTCCCGCTCCAGATCATGTGGTGGCCGCGATCGCCGCGAGCTTGCAAGACCCTAGCAGCCATGGCTACCTACTGCATCAGGGCACACTCCTGTTTCGGCAGGCAGCGGCGGCTTGGTACGAACGCAAGTTTGGCCTCGGCGTCGATCCCGAAACGGAAGTCCTGCTGTTAATTGGCTCGCAAGAAGGGACGGCCCACCTACCGCTGGCGGTGATGGAGCCTGGCGAGATCGCTCTGCTCCAAGATCCGGGCTATCCCTCCCATGCTGGTGGCGTTTATTTGGCCGGGGGGGAGATCTACCGTCTGGCTACAACCGCCGATCGGGGCTTTTTGCCGGACTTCAGCGCCATTCCTACTGATATTTTGTCGCGATCGCGCTTGCTCGTTCTCAGCTATCCCCACAACCCAACGACAGCGATCGCGCCGCTGGCCTTTTTTGAAGAGGCCGTGGCCTTCTGCCGTCACCATCAACTGGTGCTGGCCCACGACTTTCCCTATCCCGACCTTGGTTTTGATGGCGTCGAGGTGCCCTCAATTTTTCAAGCCGATTGCCAGAAGCAGCAGTCGATCGAATTCTTCTCGCTCTCCAAGTCCTACAACATGGGCGGCTTCCGCGTAGGCTTCGCCATCGGCAATGCGGAGTTGATTGGAGCGCTGCGCCGACTGAAAGCTGTGGTGGACTTCAACCAGTACCAAGGTATTTTGGCGGGGGCGATCGCCGCTCTTTCGGGACCACAGGATTGTGTGGAAGCGACCCGTCAACGTTTCCGTGATCGCCGCGACATTTTTATTGATGCGCTGGCCGCCACAGGTTGGACGATTCCTAAGCCGGTTTCGACCATGTACCTTTGGGCACCGCTGCCTGCACCTTGGCAAACGCGATCGCTCGAATTCTGCGAGCAGCTTGTCGCTCAAACCGGCGTCGCCGCTTCCCCTGGCATTGGTTTTGGCGACTGTGGCGAAGGCTTTGTCCGCTTTGCCCTCGTGCACGATCGCGATCGGCTGGAAGAAGCTGCTAGACGGATTACCCAGTTCTTAGTCAGCTGA
- a CDS encoding translocation/assembly module TamB, giving the protein MVASPEPNPSTPSSRRRAWWMLGGGLLLSGGVWVGVGGPQRLAETWLIPQVEQQLTAVLGQPLQLGRIEGWTWNGVQLGRSQLGSVSGPSFVSWQSTTVGVDWVGLFQGRIPLEVRLQNVDASLQQLNSGQWYPFPEQVPPGDYPDLKLVVEQGQLSLQPRNAQDQLLAPVRLTAIVGDLRLSQGQRAQFQASAQLSTGQRGIVQGNLQAGRDGELRLRSEQVSLPEVQRLLTQSLALPAIAEAGTASGNLTLQLRNQQLTAINGSAQLQAATLKAAELPVRLQSVTAALQFQDRQVTVQQGQARWQDWQLQGQGIWTLDRGGTIQLTTKPGSQNARSPLPGLKLGGSLQAQLTIEQQREAFRGAIALTPAAGTTWQGLALGKVTAQYQLDAKQLRVQQGTIAIAQQGQLSLQGSIGRQADKPLALTAELRGLSSRQLLQNLGAAVPANLELGALVASGQIGGTLDRPEAEVRWQTTAQQQTIDGQIFLKRQPDWQAIALVQTGSGAVQAQLSSQGDRWQGNVQVRDLPLQLLATDLGGQANGQVQLSGSLRNLSLSTLQANSRFALRNLEWQGQRWADGQANLDWGWDGQQLALREFSAPGLVAQGQVRPNAAADQQLQIALNLQQLPLQTLPIPLPIQGNLGFQGTLVGSLQTPQLDGDLQLRDVGWSAQRRRRDWQGSLRYNQQGLQVALTSADGQLRAQTDRQFQLQAFRWQQSGGVIEVQANGADLRWQADNFSIAGLNLPSDRGIPLVTAGRVSGDGRLNLQQGTGSGNLSVIRPRFGYVRGDRLTAQFQLGDGWLMLSEAVLAREDSLYSLEGRVQLAGEGKVSARLEAKQGNPQELAWFLRSLQRSGFLAEQPEFADAEAIAAVTGINDTAASLYQQLQRLSQIQALQLQQEATQPLPTLPTIRQLTGRFDGIATVGGSWQQGLTADFDFQGAGWVWGDYRADRVLLKGSVKQNQIQLEPFEIQTGATKLSFSGSFSNQTQGELFVEGLPLAGIQQFLRLPIEMQGNLGLSATLSGRLENPQVLGDLQLSNAVINGTPIQAEQTGFNVREGRLTFGFALVADDPEPVRVTGSLPLQLPFLASQPSDEVQLNLDVSNNGLKFLSLLSRDKVQWQGGQGDVKLRLRGTLEAPILSGQARFQNASFASPLLAEPFTNVNGQIDFAQDRLRIESLSSNFNGGTITAQGVLPLAELLPANDPDRAQPLAIALRDAKVALPNLFTGHTAADLQILGSALEPAIAGDIRINQAEILLPSPDRLTNLASGDLGGPTLPVRFQQLKISLEDGVSIQSDPLFRFGVKGDLSLDGPLGSTLSPDGSLTLTSGQVNLFTSTFVLDRRQTSRVIFRPDLGLDPFVNVNLVASIPEFTGSTLQTGSDRIVLPFQNDPSQTGFGRFQLVRVRAQVNTLASNLQNSIQLTSSPPRSERELLTLIGGGTVNSLANSGGGTALLGLASQALLNNVQGFFNSALGERINIQLFPTVTEVPDRDVQSLALSGNTNTVLGLGGQLGFDITDDLSVSVLQVLTLGLPTQFNLRYEFTDSLSIRGTTDTAGNNRAVLEFNQRF; this is encoded by the coding sequence CCCAATCCTTCCACTCCCTCCTCGCGGCGGCGTGCTTGGTGGATGCTTGGAGGTGGGTTGTTGCTGTCGGGTGGTGTGTGGGTTGGCGTGGGTGGCCCCCAGCGTTTGGCAGAAACATGGCTGATTCCGCAAGTGGAGCAGCAACTCACGGCGGTATTAGGACAGCCGCTGCAACTGGGGCGTATTGAAGGCTGGACTTGGAATGGCGTGCAGCTGGGGCGATCGCAACTCGGCAGCGTCTCAGGGCCTAGTTTCGTTAGCTGGCAATCCACCACGGTAGGTGTGGATTGGGTGGGATTGTTCCAAGGCCGTATACCGCTAGAGGTGCGCCTGCAAAACGTCGATGCCAGCTTGCAACAGCTCAACAGTGGGCAATGGTATCCCTTTCCAGAGCAAGTCCCTCCCGGGGACTATCCCGATCTCAAGCTAGTGGTTGAGCAAGGACAGCTCAGCCTCCAACCACGCAATGCTCAGGATCAACTCCTCGCACCGGTGCGTCTGACGGCGATCGTGGGCGATCTGCGGCTCTCCCAAGGACAGCGGGCTCAATTCCAAGCCAGTGCCCAACTGAGTACCGGCCAGCGCGGCATCGTTCAAGGAAACCTCCAAGCGGGGCGAGATGGGGAACTCCGCCTGCGCAGCGAGCAGGTATCCCTGCCCGAAGTACAACGTCTCCTCACCCAGTCCCTTGCGCTTCCCGCGATCGCAGAAGCAGGCACTGCCAGTGGCAATCTGACGCTGCAGCTGCGCAACCAACAGCTCACAGCGATCAATGGCTCAGCCCAGTTGCAGGCCGCAACGCTGAAGGCTGCTGAGCTACCAGTCCGTTTGCAATCCGTCACAGCAGCGCTGCAATTCCAAGATCGGCAAGTGACTGTCCAGCAAGGTCAGGCACGCTGGCAAGACTGGCAACTGCAAGGGCAGGGGATCTGGACCCTTGATCGGGGCGGCACGATTCAGCTGACGACCAAGCCGGGAAGTCAGAACGCCCGATCGCCCTTACCTGGACTCAAACTAGGGGGTTCCCTACAGGCACAGTTGACGATTGAACAGCAGCGCGAAGCCTTTCGAGGCGCGATCGCTTTAACACCAGCGGCAGGTACCACTTGGCAGGGGCTCGCACTAGGTAAGGTAACGGCGCAGTACCAGCTGGATGCCAAGCAGCTGCGGGTTCAGCAAGGGACGATCGCGATCGCCCAGCAGGGGCAGCTCTCACTCCAGGGCAGTATTGGCCGACAGGCCGACAAGCCGCTTGCATTGACCGCAGAGCTGCGAGGGCTGTCGAGTCGTCAGCTATTGCAAAATTTGGGAGCTGCAGTTCCCGCCAACCTCGAATTGGGAGCATTGGTGGCGAGCGGTCAAATCGGGGGGACTCTCGATCGCCCAGAGGCGGAGGTTCGCTGGCAAACCACAGCGCAACAGCAAACCATCGACGGTCAGATCTTTCTCAAACGCCAGCCCGATTGGCAAGCGATCGCGCTGGTGCAGACCGGCAGTGGAGCCGTGCAAGCCCAGCTCAGTAGTCAGGGCGATCGCTGGCAGGGCAATGTGCAAGTCCGCGACCTTCCTCTGCAACTGCTGGCCACTGACCTCGGCGGACAAGCCAACGGGCAGGTGCAACTCAGCGGCAGTCTGCGCAACCTGTCTCTCTCAACTCTGCAAGCCAACAGTCGCTTCGCACTGCGTAACTTGGAGTGGCAAGGCCAGCGCTGGGCTGATGGTCAAGCCAACTTGGACTGGGGCTGGGATGGGCAACAGCTAGCACTGCGGGAATTTTCAGCACCGGGATTGGTCGCGCAGGGACAAGTTCGCCCCAACGCAGCTGCCGATCAACAGCTCCAGATCGCGCTGAATCTCCAGCAGTTGCCCCTGCAAACCCTGCCGATTCCTCTGCCGATTCAAGGCAATTTAGGCTTCCAAGGTACGTTAGTTGGCAGCTTACAGACGCCACAACTCGATGGCGATCTCCAGCTCAGAGACGTGGGTTGGAGTGCCCAGCGCCGTCGTCGGGACTGGCAGGGCAGCCTGCGCTACAACCAGCAAGGGCTGCAGGTAGCGTTGACTAGTGCCGATGGCCAGCTCCGCGCCCAAACCGATCGCCAATTCCAGCTGCAGGCGTTCCGCTGGCAGCAGAGTGGCGGGGTGATCGAAGTCCAAGCCAATGGGGCCGATCTCCGCTGGCAGGCCGATAACTTCAGCATTGCTGGACTCAACTTGCCCAGCGATCGCGGCATCCCCTTGGTCACTGCTGGCCGTGTCAGTGGGGATGGTCGTCTCAACCTCCAGCAAGGAACTGGCAGTGGCAACCTCTCCGTGATTCGTCCCCGCTTTGGGTATGTGCGCGGCGATCGCTTGACAGCTCAATTTCAGCTCGGGGATGGCTGGCTGATGCTCTCTGAAGCAGTCCTAGCACGAGAGGACAGCCTCTACAGCCTCGAAGGGCGCGTCCAGCTAGCGGGTGAGGGGAAGGTCTCAGCCCGTCTTGAAGCCAAACAGGGAAATCCCCAAGAACTAGCTTGGTTCCTGCGCAGCTTACAGCGATCGGGCTTTTTGGCCGAGCAGCCCGAATTTGCCGATGCCGAGGCGATCGCGGCTGTCACCGGAATTAACGATACTGCCGCTTCGCTTTACCAACAGCTCCAGCGACTGAGCCAGATTCAGGCACTGCAGCTCCAGCAGGAAGCAACGCAGCCCCTCCCAACATTACCCACGATTCGCCAGCTCACTGGGCGCTTTGATGGGATTGCCACTGTCGGTGGCTCATGGCAGCAGGGATTGACCGCAGACTTTGACTTTCAAGGGGCAGGCTGGGTCTGGGGCGATTACCGTGCTGATCGCGTCCTGCTCAAAGGATCGGTTAAACAGAACCAAATTCAGCTAGAACCCTTTGAAATTCAGACCGGTGCCACCAAGCTGAGCTTTAGCGGCAGCTTCAGCAACCAGACCCAAGGCGAACTGTTTGTTGAAGGCTTACCCTTGGCGGGCATTCAGCAATTCTTGCGCTTGCCCATCGAGATGCAGGGCAACTTAGGACTCTCGGCAACACTGTCAGGCCGTCTCGAAAACCCTCAAGTGCTGGGTGATCTCCAGCTCAGTAACGCCGTGATTAACGGCACTCCGATTCAAGCAGAGCAGACGGGTTTCAACGTGCGCGAGGGGCGCCTGACCTTTGGTTTTGCGCTTGTGGCTGACGATCCAGAGCCCGTGCGGGTGACAGGGAGCCTCCCTCTACAGCTACCTTTTCTGGCTAGTCAACCCAGTGATGAAGTTCAGCTCAACCTCGACGTTAGTAACAACGGCCTAAAATTCCTGAGTCTGCTCAGCCGCGACAAAGTGCAGTGGCAAGGCGGCCAAGGGGATGTCAAACTTCGGCTGCGGGGCACCCTTGAGGCTCCCATCCTGTCGGGGCAAGCCCGCTTCCAAAACGCGAGTTTTGCTTCTCCGCTCTTGGCAGAACCGTTTACCAACGTGAACGGCCAAATTGATTTCGCCCAAGATCGTCTGCGCATCGAGTCCCTCAGCAGTAATTTCAACGGGGGCACGATTACGGCACAAGGAGTGCTGCCCCTTGCTGAACTCTTGCCAGCCAATGACCCCGATCGCGCTCAGCCACTAGCCATTGCCTTGCGCGACGCCAAGGTTGCCTTACCCAATCTGTTTACCGGTCATACAGCCGCTGATCTGCAGATCCTGGGATCCGCACTGGAACCAGCGATCGCTGGAGATATCCGCATCAATCAGGCTGAGATCCTGTTGCCCAGCCCCGATCGCTTGACGAACCTTGCCAGTGGCGATCTAGGTGGCCCCACTCTACCTGTTCGCTTCCAGCAGCTAAAGATTTCCCTCGAAGATGGCGTCTCGATTCAGTCCGATCCTCTCTTCCGTTTTGGTGTCAAAGGCGATCTCTCGTTGGATGGACCGCTGGGGTCAACTCTGTCGCCCGATGGTAGCCTGACGTTGACTTCCGGGCAGGTCAATCTCTTCACCTCAACCTTTGTTCTCGATCGCCGTCAAACCAGTCGAGTCATTTTTCGCCCAGACCTCGGGCTCGATCCCTTTGTCAATGTCAACCTCGTTGCCTCGATTCCAGAGTTCACCGGATCGACGCTCCAAACAGGGAGCGATCGCATCGTCTTGCCTTTCCAGAACGATCCATCCCAAACGGGATTTGGCCGCTTCCAGCTCGTGCGTGTCCGTGCTCAGGTCAACACCCTCGCCAGCAACCTACAAAACAGTATTCAGCTCACCAGTAGTCCACCCCGCAGTGAGCGCGAGTTGCTGACCTTGATTGGGGGTGGCACGGTTAACAGTTTGGCCAATTCGGGCGGTGGCACCGCCTTATTGGGGTTGGCTAGTCAAGCCCTCTTAAATAATGTGCAGGGCTTTTTCAACAGCGCCTTGGGTGAGCGGATCAACATCCAACTCTTCCCCACGGTGACTGAAGTGCCCGATCGCGATGTTCAGTCCTTGGCACTGTCGGGCAATACCAATACCGTCCTAGGACTAGGTGGACAATTGGGATTTGATATCACCGATGACCTATCAGTTTCGGTGCTACAGGTGCTGACCTTGGGGCTGCCGACGCAGTTCAACCTGCGCTATGAATTCACCGACAGCCTCAGTATTCGCGGCACAACCGATACCGCTGGCAACAATCGAGCCGTACTGGAGTTCAACCAACGCTTTTAA
- a CDS encoding DnaJ C-terminal domain-containing protein → MAATDFKDYYATLGVGRAASADEIKKAFRRLARQYHPDMNPGDKVAEARFKEINEAYEVLSDTDKRRKYDQFGQYWSRVGAPGAGAGPAGVGFDDFEFGRYGSFDDFINELLGRFGGGASASASAGYRSPGFQDFGSGFGGQATAGARKVSLDAEASISLSLSDAFRGTQKQLRINNEMVEVKVPPGIKAGSKLRLRGKGNIMPTTGQRGDLYLKVDIKPHEFFQLDGDHLICEVPIAPDEAALGATIAVPTPDGLVNVNIPAGVRTGQSLRLRGKGWPTRTGRGDLLVKVAIAVPKTLTDAERQAYEQLQRSRSADLRSDLKQYSL, encoded by the coding sequence ATGGCAGCGACGGACTTCAAAGACTATTACGCAACGCTTGGAGTGGGGCGCGCTGCCAGTGCCGACGAGATCAAAAAAGCGTTTCGACGTTTGGCTCGCCAGTACCACCCCGACATGAATCCGGGCGATAAGGTGGCGGAGGCACGCTTTAAGGAAATCAACGAAGCGTACGAGGTACTTTCGGATACTGATAAGCGCCGGAAGTACGACCAGTTTGGCCAGTATTGGAGCCGCGTCGGAGCACCTGGGGCAGGGGCGGGGCCTGCTGGGGTGGGCTTTGATGACTTTGAATTTGGTCGCTACGGTAGCTTCGACGATTTCATTAATGAATTGCTGGGGCGGTTTGGCGGTGGTGCTTCGGCTAGCGCCAGTGCCGGTTATCGCAGCCCTGGCTTTCAGGACTTTGGGAGTGGCTTCGGGGGGCAAGCGACCGCAGGAGCGCGGAAAGTTAGCCTGGATGCCGAAGCCAGTATTAGCCTCAGCCTCAGCGATGCCTTTCGAGGCACGCAAAAACAGCTGCGGATCAACAACGAAATGGTCGAGGTCAAGGTGCCCCCAGGGATTAAAGCTGGCAGTAAGCTGCGCTTGCGAGGTAAGGGCAACATTATGCCAACGACCGGTCAGCGGGGCGACCTCTACCTGAAAGTGGACATCAAACCACACGAGTTCTTCCAGTTGGATGGCGATCACTTGATCTGTGAGGTACCGATCGCTCCCGACGAAGCCGCACTGGGTGCCACGATCGCGGTTCCCACACCGGATGGGTTGGTCAACGTCAACATTCCTGCAGGGGTTCGTACCGGCCAATCTCTACGATTGCGCGGTAAGGGTTGGCCGACTCGCACCGGTCGCGGTGACCTCTTGGTGAAGGTAGCGATCGCGGTACCCAAAACCCTGACCGATGCAGAACGTCAGGCCTACGAACAGTTGCAGCGATCGCGCAGTGCCGATCTGCGATCGGACCTCAAGCAGTACAGTCTCTAG
- a CDS encoding DNA adenine methylase: MPDPAIAPLKPPLKWAGGKRWLVPKLQGLVQGLDYDRLVEPFCGGLAVTLSLKPRRALLNDINPHLINFYQQVKAGLEVTIPLENDPDLYYQYRQAFNQTDLPSALSAQYFYYLNRTGFNGLCRFNSKGEFNVPFGRYKAIHYRHDFLDYFQLFQDYQFCLGDFDQLTVTAQDLIYADPPYDVEFRQYAKEGFNWDDQVRLAHWLAAANSPVIASNQATPRILELYQSLGFQVVTCLAPRRISCNGDRQPALEMIATKGVHQGWEIAFQSS, encoded by the coding sequence ATGCCTGATCCTGCGATCGCGCCCTTAAAGCCGCCGCTGAAATGGGCTGGGGGTAAACGCTGGCTGGTCCCCAAGCTGCAAGGACTTGTGCAGGGACTTGACTACGATCGTCTTGTCGAGCCGTTTTGTGGTGGGCTAGCTGTCACCCTCAGCCTGAAGCCCCGCCGCGCTCTTTTGAATGACATCAATCCGCATTTGATCAATTTTTATCAACAGGTCAAAGCAGGATTAGAAGTCACAATCCCCCTAGAGAATGATCCGGATCTCTATTACCAATACCGACAAGCTTTTAACCAAACTGATCTGCCTTCAGCACTCTCAGCACAATATTTTTACTACCTCAACCGTACGGGCTTTAATGGGCTCTGTCGCTTTAACTCTAAGGGTGAATTTAATGTTCCCTTTGGTCGCTATAAAGCCATTCACTATCGTCATGATTTTTTAGATTACTTTCAACTCTTCCAAGATTATCAATTTTGTCTGGGTGACTTCGATCAGCTAACAGTAACGGCTCAAGACTTGATCTATGCTGATCCTCCCTATGATGTGGAGTTTCGACAGTATGCCAAAGAAGGCTTCAATTGGGATGATCAAGTGCGCCTAGCGCATTGGCTAGCAGCGGCAAATAGTCCTGTGATTGCTTCTAATCAAGCAACGCCCAGAATCCTAGAGCTTTACCAATCGCTGGGATTTCAAGTTGTGACCTGCTTGGCCCCAAGGCGAATTTCCTGTAATGGTGATCGCCAGCCAGCCCTAGAAATGATTGCAACAAAAGGCGTCCATCAAGGCTGGGAAATAGCTTTTCAAAGCAGTTAG
- the hemB gene encoding porphobilinogen synthase: protein MFPTHRPRRLRSSETLRRMVRETTLTSADFIYPLFAVPGSGVAKEVKSMPGVYQLSIDKIVEEAKEVYDLGIPSIILFGIPTEKDNDATGAWHDCGIVQKAATAVKEAVPGLIVAADTCLCEYTPHGHCGYLEVGDLSGRVLNDPTLELLRKTAVSQAKAGADIIAPSGMMDGFVATIREALDEAGFSDTPIMAYSAKYASAYYGPFRDAAESAPQFGDRRTYQMDPGNSREALKEVELDIAEGADIVMVKPALSYMDIICRIKETTDLPVAAYNVSGEYSMVKAAALNGWIDEERVVLETLTSFKRAGADLILTYHAKDAARWLA from the coding sequence ATGTTCCCCACGCATCGTCCCCGTCGCCTGCGATCGTCCGAAACTTTGCGCCGGATGGTGCGCGAAACGACGTTGACTTCGGCCGATTTCATCTATCCCCTGTTCGCGGTGCCCGGCAGTGGCGTCGCCAAGGAAGTGAAATCCATGCCCGGGGTTTATCAACTGTCGATCGACAAGATCGTGGAAGAGGCCAAGGAAGTTTATGACCTCGGCATTCCCTCAATCATTCTCTTCGGCATTCCCACCGAAAAAGACAATGATGCAACCGGCGCTTGGCACGATTGCGGCATCGTCCAGAAGGCAGCAACCGCCGTCAAAGAAGCGGTGCCTGGGCTGATTGTTGCGGCTGACACCTGCCTGTGTGAATACACGCCCCACGGCCACTGTGGCTACTTGGAAGTCGGCGATCTCTCCGGTCGCGTCCTCAATGATCCGACCTTAGAATTGCTGCGCAAAACCGCGGTCTCTCAAGCCAAAGCGGGGGCAGACATCATTGCGCCTTCCGGCATGATGGATGGCTTTGTCGCCACGATTCGCGAAGCCTTGGATGAAGCGGGCTTTAGCGATACGCCGATCATGGCCTACTCAGCCAAATATGCTTCGGCCTACTATGGCCCCTTCCGTGATGCGGCTGAATCAGCTCCGCAATTTGGCGATCGCCGTACCTACCAAATGGATCCAGGCAATAGCCGCGAAGCACTCAAGGAAGTTGAGCTGGATATCGCCGAAGGTGCTGACATTGTCATGGTTAAACCGGCTCTGTCCTACATGGACATCATTTGCCGGATCAAAGAGACCACTGACTTGCCCGTCGCGGCCTATAACGTTTCTGGCGAATATTCGATGGTCAAGGCGGCGGCGCTCAATGGCTGGATCGATGAAGAGCGGGTAGTGCTGGAAACCCTGACTAGCTTTAAGCGGGCTGGGGCGGACCTGATTCTGACTTACCACGCCAAGGATGCCGCTCGCTGGCTCGCCTAA
- the trxA gene encoding thioredoxin, translating into MSAAAELNDQQFESAVLQAPGLVLVDFWAPWCGPCRLIAPLMDWAAQTYADQLKVYKLEVDPNPETVARYQVQGIPTLLLFQNGELVERVEGAVGRDRIQTLINAHL; encoded by the coding sequence ATGTCAGCAGCAGCTGAGCTGAATGATCAGCAGTTTGAATCTGCCGTTTTGCAAGCCCCGGGACTGGTTCTCGTCGATTTTTGGGCGCCGTGGTGTGGGCCTTGCCGTCTGATTGCACCGCTGATGGACTGGGCTGCCCAGACCTATGCTGATCAACTCAAGGTTTACAAACTCGAGGTTGATCCCAACCCCGAAACGGTGGCTCGCTACCAAGTTCAAGGCATTCCAACCCTGTTGCTGTTTCAAAACGGCGAATTGGTGGAGCGCGTCGAAGGTGCCGTCGGACGCGATCGCATTCAGACCCTGATTAACGCCCATCTTTAA
- the smpB gene encoding SsrA-binding protein SmpB: protein MADSGGIKVLSENRQARFQYEILETFEAGIELLGTEVKSIRAGRVNLRDGFALVRNGEVWLHNVHISPHLQASTYYNHDPLRTRKLLLHREEIRKLIGKVEQKGLTLVPLKMYLKQGWVKVTLGLGRGKKLHDKRDTERRRQDERDIQRAIKRT, encoded by the coding sequence ATGGCCGATTCCGGCGGCATCAAAGTTCTGAGTGAAAATCGTCAGGCTCGTTTCCAATACGAAATTCTCGAGACCTTCGAGGCTGGGATTGAACTCCTCGGCACGGAGGTCAAATCGATTCGGGCGGGGCGGGTCAACCTGCGCGATGGCTTTGCTTTGGTGCGCAATGGTGAAGTCTGGTTGCACAACGTCCATATTTCGCCGCACCTCCAAGCAAGCACTTATTACAATCACGACCCCCTGCGGACACGCAAGCTGCTGCTACACCGCGAGGAAATCCGCAAGCTGATCGGCAAGGTTGAACAAAAGGGGCTGACCTTGGTGCCGCTGAAGATGTATCTCAAGCAGGGCTGGGTGAAAGTCACCCTCGGCTTAGGACGCGGTAAGAAATTGCATGACAAGCGCGATACTGAGCGTCGTCGCCAAGATGAGCGAGATATTCAGCGGGCGATCAAACGGACCTAA